One genomic region from SAR92 clade bacterium H455 encodes:
- a CDS encoding oligopeptide:H+ symporter encodes MTNSAEQGTIFGHPRGLVVLFFTEMWERFSYYGMRGLLIVYLTQHFLFSDERSSLLYGAYTALVFVMTIVGGILADRFLGARKAVTFGAVLLTLGHFGMTFEGDGSKQILQYAGSEYQITLDARGGDARQLIVSGEGSAQKSSYVSFTDATMDIAQPEVLGLPASIPRDQLRMSVVTQEGYLDILYLSLALIIAGVGFLKANISTIVGSLYGFGDARRDSGFTIFYMGINLGAFMASIFCGYLGIVHGWKYGFGLAGFGMLLGLVIFLSCQGWLEGKAEPPSVAKLKEKVFLSINVEWFCYLAGLGIVAVSMLLVKNEELVGGILGPIGLIMLIGLVTYSWRRLEGDERSRMFAAIYFILAQIPFWALFEQAGSSLNLFTARLVDRDILGWSVPGPVFQSLNAGFIFLFAPLIAWLWVWLARRDANPSTPVKFAIGVAMAGLGFLVLVAGMRSSGDMGYTPVLFIFAIYWLHTMGELMVSPVGLSAITKLAPARIVGMTMGAWMLYYGLSNFLASIIARATGAETIGGQMTNIAAAKAGYIEVYSQVGYIAIGMSVLMLLISPQINKLMRGA; translated from the coding sequence ATGACTAACTCAGCAGAGCAGGGCACCATTTTTGGTCACCCGCGGGGATTGGTGGTGCTGTTTTTCACCGAGATGTGGGAGCGCTTTTCCTATTACGGTATGCGCGGTCTGTTGATTGTTTACCTGACCCAGCACTTCTTGTTTTCGGATGAGCGGTCAAGTCTGCTCTATGGGGCCTATACCGCGCTAGTGTTTGTTATGACCATTGTCGGTGGGATTCTGGCTGATCGCTTTCTGGGGGCGCGGAAGGCGGTGACCTTTGGTGCCGTTCTGCTGACTCTGGGGCACTTCGGTATGACCTTTGAGGGGGATGGCTCCAAGCAGATACTGCAATATGCTGGCAGCGAGTATCAAATCACCCTGGATGCACGGGGGGGTGATGCGCGGCAGTTGATTGTGTCGGGTGAAGGTAGTGCCCAAAAAAGCTCTTATGTCAGCTTTACTGACGCCACTATGGATATAGCGCAGCCAGAAGTGCTGGGTTTGCCTGCTAGTATTCCTCGGGATCAGCTGCGCATGTCAGTAGTAACCCAAGAGGGCTATTTGGATATTCTTTACCTTTCGCTGGCGCTGATTATTGCCGGTGTTGGATTCTTAAAAGCTAATATTTCAACCATTGTCGGTTCGCTCTATGGCTTTGGTGATGCGCGGCGGGACTCGGGCTTTACCATTTTCTATATGGGCATCAATCTGGGTGCCTTTATGGCCTCTATTTTTTGCGGTTATCTGGGCATAGTCCATGGCTGGAAGTACGGCTTTGGTTTGGCTGGATTTGGCATGCTTTTGGGCTTGGTGATTTTTCTCTCCTGCCAGGGCTGGTTAGAAGGCAAGGCCGAGCCACCCTCTGTGGCAAAGCTTAAAGAGAAAGTCTTTCTCTCGATCAATGTGGAGTGGTTCTGTTATTTAGCCGGGTTAGGCATAGTGGCTGTGTCCATGCTGTTGGTGAAAAACGAAGAGCTGGTGGGTGGCATACTGGGGCCAATCGGTTTGATTATGCTGATAGGGTTGGTGACCTATAGTTGGAGACGTCTTGAGGGAGATGAGCGCTCAAGAATGTTCGCTGCGATCTATTTTATTCTCGCGCAGATTCCCTTCTGGGCGCTATTTGAACAGGCGGGCTCATCTCTGAACCTATTTACTGCTCGTTTAGTGGATCGGGATATCCTCGGCTGGTCTGTGCCTGGCCCTGTGTTCCAGTCCTTAAATGCAGGCTTTATCTTTTTGTTTGCGCCTTTGATAGCCTGGCTCTGGGTCTGGTTGGCGCGACGCGACGCCAACCCCTCGACGCCGGTCAAGTTTGCTATAGGTGTGGCCATGGCGGGGCTGGGCTTCTTGGTGCTGGTGGCGGGGATGAGGAGTTCTGGGGATATGGGCTATACGCCAGTGCTGTTTATCTTTGCCATCTATTGGTTACATACCATGGGTGAGTTAATGGTCTCTCCAGTGGGCCTATCGGCGATTACCAAACTGGCTCCTGCGCGTATTGTGGGTATGACCATGGGTGCTTGGATGCTCTACTACGGACTGTCTAACTTTCTCGCCAGTATTATTGCCCGGGCAACTGGTGCGGAAACTATAGGGGGGCAGATGACTAATATTGCTGCGGCTAAGGCGGGTTATATTGAGGTCTATTCTCAGGTGGGCTATATCGCCATTGGTATGTCGGTGTTGATGCTGTTGATCTCGCCGCAGATTAATAAGTTGATGCGTGGGGCTTAG
- a CDS encoding acyl-CoA dehydrogenase family protein translates to MSQDNPSQAEYRAQVAAWMQHNRPADPGFLLPQTFMEVGSERVLEFLREWQHKVWSAGYLGAAWPKKYGGQGMSRDYQRIADEEMKRLQVPICFNVIGLGWAGPLILDNGSDYEKEKYLKGILNADDIWCQGFSEPNHGSDLGSIQTRAERDGDDYLINGSKIWTTMGNYAKYMILLARTDAQAERRYNGLSFFLAPMHRDGITTQPIQKITGEYGFTETFFTDARIPASCIMGEEGQGWRIAMQTLQYERGAEAGAAGGISILSIVMDDLLRMAAEIEREGEPLLQDPVTRDNLVKFMIEEKALQLAEKRTEIPALCRDYPNAIALSGKLRSTEFFRRMRQYALTLQGAQGSLYMGDQDTIGGGFWQRAYLNNFSTTIGGGTSQVQANIIGEHVLGLPKD, encoded by the coding sequence ATGTCTCAAGACAACCCCTCCCAAGCCGAATACCGCGCCCAAGTCGCCGCCTGGATGCAGCACAATAGACCAGCAGACCCCGGTTTTTTACTGCCCCAAACCTTTATGGAAGTAGGCTCAGAGCGGGTACTGGAATTCCTTCGAGAATGGCAGCACAAGGTCTGGTCTGCCGGTTATCTGGGTGCCGCCTGGCCGAAAAAGTACGGCGGCCAAGGTATGAGTCGAGACTATCAGCGCATTGCCGATGAAGAGATGAAGCGCCTTCAAGTGCCGATCTGCTTCAATGTGATCGGCCTCGGTTGGGCTGGCCCGCTGATTCTAGACAATGGCAGCGACTACGAAAAAGAAAAATACCTCAAAGGCATTCTCAATGCCGATGATATCTGGTGTCAGGGATTCTCTGAGCCCAATCATGGTTCCGACCTAGGCAGCATTCAAACCCGTGCCGAGCGCGACGGCGACGACTACCTAATCAACGGCAGCAAAATCTGGACCACCATGGGCAACTATGCCAAATATATGATCCTGCTGGCCCGTACAGACGCTCAGGCAGAGCGCCGCTATAACGGCCTATCATTCTTCTTGGCCCCGATGCACAGAGATGGCATCACCACCCAACCGATCCAGAAGATCACCGGTGAATACGGCTTTACCGAAACCTTCTTCACCGATGCCCGCATACCCGCCAGTTGCATCATGGGTGAGGAAGGCCAGGGTTGGCGCATTGCCATGCAGACTTTGCAATACGAGCGCGGCGCTGAAGCCGGTGCCGCCGGGGGTATTTCGATCCTGTCTATTGTGATGGATGATCTATTGCGCATGGCTGCAGAAATCGAGCGCGAGGGGGAGCCGCTACTACAGGACCCTGTGACCCGCGACAATCTGGTTAAATTTATGATCGAAGAGAAAGCCCTGCAACTGGCCGAGAAGCGTACCGAGATACCCGCCCTCTGCCGTGACTACCCAAACGCTATCGCCCTCTCTGGCAAACTGCGCAGCACAGAGTTCTTTCGCCGTATGCGTCAGTATGCTCTCACCCTCCAGGGCGCGCAGGGCTCCCTCTATATGGGTGATCAAGACACAATCGGCGGCGGCTTTTGGCAGCGCGCTTACTTAAACAACTTCTCCACCACCATCGGTGGTGGCACCAGCCAGGTACAGGCTAATATTATTGGCGAACATGTACTTGGTCTGCCAAAAGATTAA
- a CDS encoding acyl-CoA/acyl-ACP dehydrogenase — MTTATLNGTTNIALSFSDEQAMLLDSAKSFCGDKSDINAVRSLLKSDSGHNPEVWREMVALGWTGIAIPEQYGGFAMGLGSTVPVIESMGRHLLGTAFITSTLAAQAILRGGSEAQREKWLPKVVEGTVGTMALLDNEDWGAQLCGITATFKGSGSTSEIALSGKKLLVADATVADFFVVSINHNGNPALAIVEASQLSTNAIGPNTLIDETKRAATVEFSGVTISSDALLPHSEQALKDVRLIGALLIAAEATGTSAATLNTIVSYLTSRIQFGRLIGSYQSLKHPTVDILLQMDSSRSLIYHAATLIDEGPVQKDTEIACRMAKAQATETLLFAGDRAVQFHGGMGFTYDCDAMLYIRRAQWAQHQYGDAQHHRLHLARLLLD; from the coding sequence ATGACAACAGCAACTCTTAACGGAACGACAAACATAGCCCTGAGCTTTAGCGACGAACAGGCCATGCTGCTGGACAGCGCAAAAAGCTTCTGTGGTGATAAGTCCGATATTAACGCGGTACGCAGTCTCTTAAAGTCAGACAGTGGCCACAACCCAGAAGTCTGGCGTGAAATGGTCGCCCTAGGCTGGACTGGTATAGCCATACCAGAACAATACGGCGGCTTCGCCATGGGTCTAGGCTCAACCGTGCCCGTTATCGAAAGCATGGGTCGTCACCTTTTGGGCACAGCCTTTATCACCAGCACATTAGCCGCACAGGCTATTCTGCGCGGCGGCTCTGAAGCCCAGCGTGAGAAGTGGCTACCAAAAGTTGTGGAAGGCACAGTGGGTACAATGGCCCTATTGGATAACGAAGACTGGGGCGCCCAGCTCTGTGGCATAACCGCGACTTTTAAGGGCTCTGGCAGCACCTCTGAAATAGCACTCTCAGGGAAAAAACTACTGGTCGCAGATGCCACAGTGGCGGACTTCTTTGTCGTCTCGATTAATCACAACGGCAATCCCGCACTGGCCATAGTTGAAGCCTCGCAGCTCAGCACCAATGCCATCGGCCCCAACACCCTTATTGACGAAACCAAACGCGCAGCCACGGTGGAGTTTAGCGGTGTCACTATTTCGTCCGATGCCCTCTTACCCCATTCTGAGCAAGCCCTCAAAGATGTGCGATTGATTGGCGCTCTGCTGATCGCCGCAGAAGCTACAGGTACCAGCGCCGCGACTCTAAACACTATTGTTAGCTACCTCACCAGCCGAATTCAGTTTGGCCGTCTTATCGGCTCCTACCAGTCACTCAAACACCCGACAGTGGATATTTTGTTGCAGATGGATTCTTCACGGAGCCTGATCTATCACGCCGCAACACTTATCGATGAGGGCCCAGTGCAAAAGGATACAGAGATTGCCTGCCGTATGGCCAAAGCCCAGGCCACCGAGACATTATTGTTTGCCGGTGACCGCGCAGTGCAGTTTCACGGCGGCATGGGCTTTACCTACGACTGCGACGCCATGCTCTATATTCGTCGCGCTCAATGGGCACAGCATCAGTATGGCGACGCACAGCACCATCGCCTGCACCTTGCTAGGCTGCTCTTGGATTAG
- a CDS encoding DUF1295 domain-containing protein, which translates to MKFSHTIIGILVSLMLGGSMLWVGSQGSLMHNGIALFALCGAIGFILHWSVFLPSFAFQTEHYFDLTGSLSYITTVVAAVYLNPDMDLRDLIICAMIVIWAVRLGSFLFWRIKKDGEDKRFKIMKTKFTWFLMTWTLGGLWVLMTMAAGLAAITSDTSAPLGILAYAGITLWVFGMAVEVVADTQKTQFRKDPQNQGRFISTGIWAWSRHPNYFGEITLWAGVALVALPVLSGWQLATMISPVFVYLLLTRVSGITMLEAIAEKRWGTDPEFIAYRDATPALMLRKPRG; encoded by the coding sequence ATGAAATTCTCGCACACAATAATCGGCATCCTAGTTTCACTAATGCTTGGCGGCAGCATGTTATGGGTCGGCAGTCAGGGCAGTCTCATGCATAATGGTATAGCGCTTTTTGCGCTCTGCGGCGCCATTGGTTTTATCCTTCACTGGAGCGTATTTTTACCCTCCTTTGCCTTTCAGACCGAGCACTACTTCGATCTCACCGGCTCGCTTTCCTACATCACCACAGTGGTTGCAGCGGTCTACTTAAACCCGGATATGGATCTGCGCGATCTGATTATCTGCGCCATGATTGTCATCTGGGCAGTTCGCCTGGGATCATTTTTATTCTGGCGAATCAAAAAAGACGGCGAAGACAAACGCTTTAAAATCATGAAAACCAAATTCACCTGGTTTCTCATGACCTGGACGCTGGGTGGCCTCTGGGTGCTGATGACTATGGCCGCAGGACTCGCGGCAATCACATCAGACACAAGCGCGCCTCTCGGCATACTGGCCTATGCGGGGATTACCCTCTGGGTATTTGGCATGGCCGTTGAAGTGGTGGCTGACACGCAGAAAACTCAGTTCCGCAAAGATCCGCAAAACCAGGGACGCTTTATCAGCACTGGTATTTGGGCCTGGTCTAGGCATCCTAACTACTTTGGCGAGATTACACTCTGGGCTGGTGTGGCGCTGGTTGCCTTACCGGTACTCTCAGGCTGGCAGCTGGCGACGATGATCTCACCGGTGTTTGTCTATCTACTGCTCACAAGAGTCAGTGGCATCACCATGCTCGAAGCCATAGCAGAGAAGCGCTGGGGAACAGATCCAGAGTTTATTGCCTACCGCGATGCCACTCCGGCCTTGATGTTGCGCAAACCGCGCGGTTAA
- a CDS encoding HAD family phosphatase: MSKFELVIFDCDGVLVDSERIANQVFARILNEECGFSLSLQDMFETFVGHSSSQCMDIVESMLGKKPPQGLEERYKHEINLALRSSVEKVVGIEKAIADIPFPYCVASSGSHEKMRTTLGATNLLHHFEDLLHSTSEVKRGKPFPDVYLYAANQMGITDPSKCLVIEDSPLGVQGGVAAGMTVFGYAELMDKTRLIDAGAHHTFQDMARLNNEIQGFLGSDL; this comes from the coding sequence ATGAGTAAGTTTGAGTTAGTTATTTTTGACTGCGACGGTGTGTTGGTAGACAGCGAACGTATAGCGAACCAAGTATTCGCACGAATACTCAATGAAGAGTGCGGCTTTTCACTTAGCCTCCAAGATATGTTTGAAACTTTTGTTGGTCACTCCTCAAGCCAATGCATGGATATCGTTGAATCCATGCTCGGCAAAAAGCCACCGCAGGGGTTGGAAGAAAGATACAAACATGAGATTAATCTGGCGCTTAGGTCGTCTGTTGAAAAAGTAGTTGGCATAGAAAAAGCCATTGCGGACATTCCCTTCCCTTACTGTGTAGCATCAAGTGGCTCACATGAGAAAATGCGCACTACCCTAGGTGCCACCAATCTACTTCATCACTTTGAGGACTTACTCCACAGTACAAGCGAAGTGAAAAGAGGTAAACCATTTCCTGATGTGTACCTGTATGCCGCAAACCAAATGGGTATTACCGATCCATCAAAATGTCTGGTTATTGAAGATAGTCCATTGGGCGTTCAAGGTGGAGTTGCGGCGGGAATGACCGTATTTGGTTATGCCGAACTGATGGATAAAACAAGACTAATTGACGCCGGCGCGCACCATACCTTTCAGGATATGGCACGTCTCAACAACGAAATACAGGGCTTCTTAGGATCAGATTTATAG
- a CDS encoding alpha/beta hydrolase, which translates to MSILVGAVLVVLVLALLAYIFTRDSLRKYDLPEGQRFSPADANAVAASAAAVKALNKRLRDASGPLEKMPWSERIHSMRETMDTFFAGADTSSVVTPVDAAGVPAEWVVAPGADCSRRFLYIHGGAFMAGSSKGYRVLTDKLSEITNSAVLAIDYRLMPENKRLDSVTDCRISYDWMLENGPQGPDSFAPTAVFVAGDSAGGNLTLALLAWIRDTRRAAPNAALALSPVTDARFVSPSIRGNLDSDVILRPLAKRLAWVPGFLVGLAARYMAGHNASDPVVSPLLGDLAGLPPILVLASDCEVLRDDGRRYVNKAVEAGTDASLMLWDNVPHVWPIFYHDLPEAAEALEQVDRFFERHS; encoded by the coding sequence GTGAGTATCCTTGTTGGGGCTGTATTGGTAGTGCTGGTGCTTGCGTTGCTAGCCTATATATTTACCCGAGACAGTCTCCGCAAATATGATCTTCCGGAGGGGCAGCGTTTTAGCCCTGCGGATGCCAATGCCGTCGCAGCTTCTGCGGCGGCGGTTAAGGCGCTAAATAAGCGTCTTCGGGATGCCAGTGGTCCGCTTGAAAAAATGCCTTGGTCTGAGCGTATTCATTCGATGCGCGAAACCATGGATACTTTTTTTGCCGGTGCTGATACTTCCAGTGTTGTTACCCCAGTGGATGCTGCTGGGGTTCCCGCCGAGTGGGTTGTTGCCCCCGGTGCCGATTGTAGTCGCCGGTTTCTGTATATTCATGGCGGTGCCTTTATGGCCGGCAGCTCCAAGGGCTATCGTGTTCTCACCGATAAATTATCCGAGATAACCAACAGCGCTGTGCTGGCCATTGACTATCGTTTGATGCCTGAAAACAAGCGTTTGGATTCTGTTACAGACTGTCGCATTAGTTACGATTGGATGCTTGAGAATGGTCCTCAGGGGCCTGATTCCTTTGCACCTACAGCAGTTTTTGTGGCCGGTGATTCGGCGGGTGGCAATCTCACCTTGGCTCTGCTAGCCTGGATTCGGGACACCCGGCGTGCCGCGCCTAACGCCGCACTGGCGCTGTCGCCGGTGACTGATGCGCGCTTTGTTAGTCCGAGTATTCGCGGCAATTTGGATTCCGATGTGATTCTTCGCCCCCTGGCCAAGCGTTTAGCTTGGGTGCCTGGGTTTTTGGTTGGTCTCGCGGCTCGCTATATGGCTGGGCACAATGCTTCAGATCCAGTGGTTTCTCCACTGCTGGGGGATCTGGCTGGTTTGCCACCGATACTGGTGTTGGCTAGTGACTGTGAGGTTCTGCGAGATGACGGGCGGCGCTACGTGAATAAGGCGGTTGAGGCGGGTACTGATGCCAGTCTAATGCTGTGGGACAATGTGCCCCATGTCTGGCCGATCTTTTATCATGACCTGCCTGAGGCGGCAGAAGCCCTTGAGCAAGTGGATAGGTTCTTTGAGCGGCATTCCTAG
- a CDS encoding acyl-CoA/acyl-ACP dehydrogenase gives MNFEFTEEQTMIKDSVARFVRDQYDMDTRREIINSGEGFSRDFWNTFAELGWLSVPFAEEYGGFGGTVEDLAAVMEELGKGVVVEPFVSTVVMFGGLLAASSNSALKEAIIPTVIDGSCLGSFAFAERQSRYEMADVATTAVAADGGYRLDGEKTVVINGGSANKFVVSARTSGGQFDHQGVSLFLVDAAADGVTVKSYKTMDGQRAATVTLANVVVAEDQLLNAVDEGLDLVDQVMPSMLMALSAEALGIMSTLNTITVDYSKTRQQFGSPIGSFQVLQHRMVDTFMSCEQAKSMLYRSLCQANECAADDSVDTTEFMRSVHALKVTMAKAGKQIGEEAIQLHGGIGLTDELNIGHFVKRLMTINVTLGDRDFHQKKFNQLSYSVS, from the coding sequence ATGAATTTTGAGTTTACAGAAGAACAAACCATGATCAAAGATAGCGTTGCGCGTTTTGTGCGTGACCAATATGACATGGATACGCGCCGTGAAATTATCAATTCAGGAGAGGGCTTCAGCCGTGACTTTTGGAATACTTTTGCTGAGTTGGGCTGGTTGTCAGTTCCTTTCGCTGAAGAGTACGGTGGTTTTGGTGGCACAGTGGAAGATTTGGCCGCGGTAATGGAAGAGCTGGGTAAAGGCGTAGTGGTCGAGCCTTTTGTCTCAACTGTGGTTATGTTTGGCGGTCTGCTGGCAGCATCGAGCAACAGCGCCCTTAAAGAAGCGATTATTCCAACCGTGATCGATGGCAGCTGCTTGGGCTCATTTGCCTTTGCTGAGCGTCAGTCGCGCTACGAGATGGCCGATGTGGCTACCACTGCAGTGGCCGCTGATGGCGGTTACCGTCTCGACGGTGAAAAGACCGTTGTGATCAATGGTGGCAGCGCCAATAAGTTTGTCGTCAGTGCGCGCACTAGCGGGGGTCAGTTTGATCACCAGGGCGTGAGCCTGTTTTTGGTCGACGCTGCAGCTGATGGTGTGACTGTTAAGAGCTACAAGACGATGGATGGCCAGCGCGCTGCCACGGTGACTCTGGCTAACGTAGTGGTAGCTGAAGATCAGCTGCTTAATGCGGTTGACGAAGGGTTGGATCTGGTCGATCAGGTTATGCCATCCATGTTAATGGCTCTGAGTGCTGAAGCTCTGGGTATTATGTCGACTCTGAACACAATTACTGTGGACTATTCAAAAACCCGTCAGCAGTTTGGTTCGCCAATTGGTTCATTCCAGGTTTTGCAGCACCGCATGGTTGATACTTTTATGTCCTGTGAGCAGGCTAAGTCGATGCTTTATCGCAGCCTCTGTCAGGCTAATGAGTGCGCAGCTGATGATAGTGTCGATACCACTGAGTTTATGAGGTCTGTCCACGCTCTCAAGGTGACTATGGCTAAAGCGGGCAAGCAGATTGGTGAAGAGGCGATTCAGTTACACGGCGGTATTGGTTTGACCGATGAGTTGAATATTGGCCACTTTGTTAAACGTTTGATGACGATTAATGTCACTTTGGGCGATCGCGATTTCCATCAGAAGAAGTTTAATCAGCTGAGTTACTCAGTTTCGTGA
- a CDS encoding acyl-CoA dehydrogenase family protein: MDINFSAEDLAFRDEVRDFFATEFDAETAQQLSGVQTVDYKPAIVRWQKKLNAKGWIAPGWPKEYGGTGWSATQKFIYETERGAAGIPDVVPFGLKMVAPVIFTFGTEEQKARFLPRILSSDDWWCQGYSEPGAGSDLAALTTSAEYAGDNYLVNGAKIWTTFAQYADWIFCLVRTTKDMRKQQGISFLLIDMKTPGITVKPIVTIDGKHSLNEVHFENVLVPRDNLIGEQDKGWTYAKALLAHERTGMAEVADSKRMLRTLKQRAAEEVNGGEAMINDPVFQLRLSDIEMELMALEYTELRVFASMAGGGMPGPESSLLKIKGTEISQAIHELQLQLAGSYGGALQGDMSAEELGHDYAGEARGKYMYGRAATIYGGSNEVQRNVIAKAVLGL; the protein is encoded by the coding sequence ATGGACATTAATTTTTCAGCAGAAGATCTTGCCTTCAGAGATGAAGTGCGTGATTTTTTCGCCACAGAGTTCGACGCGGAAACTGCCCAGCAGCTGAGCGGCGTGCAGACTGTAGACTACAAACCAGCGATCGTCAGATGGCAGAAGAAACTCAATGCCAAGGGCTGGATCGCGCCGGGCTGGCCAAAAGAGTATGGCGGCACTGGTTGGAGTGCGACGCAGAAGTTTATCTATGAGACTGAGCGCGGCGCCGCGGGTATTCCCGATGTAGTGCCATTCGGCTTGAAAATGGTTGCGCCGGTGATTTTCACCTTTGGCACTGAGGAGCAGAAAGCACGTTTTTTACCGCGCATTCTCTCGAGCGACGACTGGTGGTGTCAGGGTTATTCTGAGCCGGGCGCCGGCTCAGATTTGGCCGCACTGACTACGTCTGCTGAGTACGCTGGTGATAACTATCTGGTCAATGGTGCCAAGATTTGGACAACCTTTGCCCAGTACGCTGACTGGATTTTCTGTCTTGTTCGCACCACTAAAGATATGCGCAAGCAGCAGGGCATTAGCTTTTTACTGATTGACATGAAAACGCCAGGCATCACTGTTAAGCCGATCGTGACCATCGATGGCAAGCACAGCCTCAACGAAGTGCATTTTGAAAATGTTTTGGTTCCCCGTGATAACTTGATCGGCGAGCAGGACAAAGGCTGGACTTACGCCAAGGCGCTGCTGGCTCACGAGCGCACAGGTATGGCTGAAGTGGCTGACTCCAAGCGTATGTTGCGTACTCTAAAGCAGCGCGCCGCCGAAGAAGTTAACGGTGGCGAAGCGATGATCAATGATCCGGTCTTCCAGTTGCGTCTGTCGGATATCGAGATGGAACTGATGGCTCTTGAGTACACCGAATTGCGCGTCTTTGCCTCTATGGCTGGCGGCGGAATGCCGGGACCCGAGTCGTCACTGCTGAAAATTAAAGGTACTGAGATCTCTCAGGCGATTCACGAGTTGCAGTTGCAGTTGGCCGGTAGTTACGGCGGGGCGCTTCAGGGTGATATGAGCGCAGAAGAACTAGGTCACGACTATGCTGGCGAAGCCCGCGGCAAGTACATGTATGGCCGCGCAGCAACCATCTACGGTGGTTCCAACGAAGTGCAGCGCAACGTGATTGCCAAAGCCGTGCTCGGCCTTTAG